The genomic interval GTAAGTCATCCTGCTTGTGCCCGCTAGATCGGCCCCAGCATAGGAGCACCATCGGCATAGAAAGCCTACTATCCTCGGTTCAAACCTCTCCAATCAACACACCTCCCACTAAATTGCTAAAATTCCCTCCATTTCGGCGTAGATCTGCCCGTCTGTGAAGCCTTGCTGCTTTATGGCGCCTGAGGGGCAGGCGGCTACACAGACCCCACACGCCTTGCACAAAGCCTCCTGCACAACTGCTACATTTTTATCCTCATCGAACTTTATAGCGTTAAATGGGCAGGCTCTGATGCAGACGAAACAGGCGGAGCAACGTTTCTCGTCTATCACGGCAATTTCAGGTTCAGTCGTCACCTTGCCGCGGTCGATAAGTGAAAGAACTTCCGCTGCAGCGGCGCCCCCTTGAGCCACAGAGTCAGGTATATCTTTCGGCCCTTGGCAGACACCTGCTATGTATATGCCGTCATTGGTAGTTGAGACTGGGGCTAGTTTTGGGTGCCTCTCTAGGAAGAAGCCGTCTTTGCTTCGGCTGAGGAGAAAAGTCTTCGCAACTTTGTTGCTGTCTCTTCTAGGTTCTAGAGCCACACTGAGGACGACCATGTCCACTGGAACTCGCAACACCGACCCTAGTAGGGTATCCTCGCATCTTACGATGAGCTTCCCCTCCTCTTCGGGTGTTTCAGCGAAATTGGTGACCTCCGCACCTTTTCCTCTTATAAAGATCACGTCCTCATTCAAAACTCTCTTATAGAATTCTTCGTAGCCTTTACCGAAGGCTCTTAGGTCTATGTAAAACTCGTACACCTTAGCGTTGGGCAACTTTTCCCTGACCAGATGCGCAAACTTCATCGACTGCATACAACATATTCTAGAGCAGTATTCGTGGTAATTCTCGTCCCGACTTCCTATACAGTGGAGGATGGCTAAACTCTTAGGTGTATCTCCGCTTTTCAGTAATATCTTGCCGCCAGTGGGCCCTGACGCGTTGCACATTCTCTCAAATTCTAGGGAGGTCACCACATTGTCGTAACGCCTGTACCCGTATTGAGCTGCAACAGACGGATCGAAGACATCGAAGCCGGTAGACACGATGACGGCGCCAACATCAACCTCAACGAACTCATCCTTATCATCAAACTTTACGGCGTCTGCTGGACAGACTTTCTGGCAGACCTTGCATACTCCTTTTGTGAAGAAGAGACAGTTTTCTGTATCGATTACAGGAATGTTGGGTACAGCTTGAGGGAAAGGTGTATAGATAGCCTTCCGCATCCCTAAACCGCAGTCAAACTCACTCGAAACCTTGACGGGACATTTCTCCTGGCATAAACCGCAACTTGTACACTTTTCAGGGTCGACATATCGCGCTTTTTTCTTTATTTTAACCTTGAAGTTACCTGCAAATCCGGAAAACTCTTCCACTTCACTGTAGGTTAGCAACTCTATGTTGGGGTGGACTCCAACGGAAGACATTTTTGGAGTTAGGATACAAGCAGCACAGTCGAGTGTGGGAAATGTCTTATCGAATTGCGCCATATGACCGCCTATACTTGGCTCCTTCTCCACCAGATAGACTCTCCTTCCAGAATCGGCGATTCGAAGCGCTGCCTCGATCCCAGTTATGCCTCCCCCAACAACCAAGGCTGCTGGGTTCACTCCGAAAGTTTTGATTTGTAAAGGTTCATGATTGGAGACACGTCTAACCGCGGCCGCTATGAGCCTCGCAGCCTTCTGTGTTGCTAATTTACTGTCACCCGTGACCCATGAGTCCTGCTCCCTAACGTTTGCCATCTGAAACAGGTAGGGATTGAGTCCAGCCTCATTCAAAACCCGCCTAAATGTCTGTTCATGCATCTGTGGGGAGCATGCTGCTACTACGATGCGGTTCAGCCCAAGTTCTTTTATGTCCTTCTTAATCATTTCTTGGCCTGGATCGGAGCACATGTACTTGTATTCTCTAGCCACGACTACACCTTCCAGCTTCGACGCGAAGGATGCTAACTCCTGTATATCCAGTTTTCCAGCTATATTCGTCCCACAATGGCAGATATAGACACCAATTCTATTCTCCATTTTTACTCACCTTTTTTTGTTTTCACGATCTCTCCTCATGGAGATTTCCTTTACACTCTAACATCTCATATTTCACCTCATACGCGTAAATCACATAGCCCTTGCAACTACCTCCGCTAAGTCTAGGAGTTTGACGGACTCCTCTTTCCCGAGGGATTTCAGCCCATCATCGAACATGGTGAGACAGTAGGGGCAGGCTGTCACTATCGTGTTGACGTTCAACTCCAACGCCTGCTTCGCTCGGTTGACGTTTATCTTCTCACCTAAAGTTTCCTCCATCCACACCCTCCCACCTCCACCTCCACAGCAGAAAGAGTTGTACCGACATCTCTCCATATCCTTCAGTCTTATGCCTGGAACTCTCTGAAGGACCCCTCTTGGCGCGTCGTAGACTTTATTGTGTCTGCCGAGATAGCATGGATCATGATATGTAACAACCTCGTCGACGCTCTTGGTCAACTTCACCTTCCAATCTTTTAGAAGCTCCAAGACGAATTCGGAGTGGTGTACCACCTCATATTCTCCGCCCAGTTGCGGGTACTCGTTTTTGAGCGTGTTGAAGCAGTGCGGGCATATCGTCACAATCTTCTTGATTTTGTGCTCATTAAAGATTTGGATGTTTTCTCGGGCCATCGTCTGGAACAGGTACTCGTTACCCAACCTTCTAGCTGGGTCGCCGCAACACCTTTCACCGTTGCCTAGGATGACAAAGTTTACTCCTGCTACCGTTAAAATCTTGGCCAACGATTCAGTTATCCTTTTGTTCCGACTGTCATAGGATCCTGAACAGCCTACGAAGAGCAGCACCCGGTTGTCTAATTCTCTCACTAAGGCGTCTTCCTCGCCAACGCGTTTAACGCTAAGGGACTCAGCCCACTTCTCCCTCTCGTTCTGAGGTAACCCCCAAGGATTTCCGTTGAACTCTATATCACGGAAGAGCCTTGCCGTATCGGGTGAGACTGAGCCTTCTGTGAGTACGAGGTACCTTCTCATCTCGATTATCTTGAGGAACTGCTCGATGAAGACAGGGCATTGCTCAACACACGCCGCGCAGGTTGTGCAAGACCAGATGACATCTTGAGAAATCTGACCGTCTAAGTCCCCGATTATAGGAGATACTTGGGTCGCTTGTTTTTTAAGCAAAGTCTTTCCGTTGGTTAGTAGGTTGCGTTTTAGATCCAAGATTACCTTCTTTGGGTTGAGTGGTTTCTTGGTTAGGTGGGCAGGGCAGTTGTCCTGGCATCTGCCGCACTCTGTGCAGGCGAAGAGGTCTAAGAGGTGCTTCCAGGTGAGATGTTGAATCTCGCCTGCGCCGAGAGTATCTTCCTTCTCGAGGTCAATGTAGCTTAGTGCCCCTCTGGGGTTCAGGGATCTGAAGAAGATGTTAATGGGAGCGGTAATTACGTGAAGGAGCCTAGTGTAGGGCGCTACGGCGATTAACGCTAGGGAGAGCCCCATATGAATTAGCCAGAGAGAGAGGTGTAGAGACTTTAGGAAACCCTCACCTAGACCCGCAACTGTAAAAACTCCAGCCAAGGCATTACCAACAAAGGACCAACCCTGCCAAGGGACTGGGGAAGCCGCTATCCTCAACCCTTCCACCATGAAACCGGTTAAGGCTATTGCCAGCAGAGATCCGAGGACAACCTTGTCCTGAGCTAGAACTCCGAGGCTTTCAGGCTTCAGTATATACCGGCGATACAAAGCCATAATTATGCCTAGGATAAGGAATGCCCCAAAGAAGTCCAAGACAGCCTCAAAAAGTAGGTAGAGCCCCCCTACAAGGTATCGCGCAGAGAGGAGAGGAATTAGGAGGTCTGTCTCAAGGAAGACCAAACCTGTACCTAGGGCTAGGAATATGATGCCCCAGAAGATGCCCGCATGCATAATGCCGGCATAGGGTTTACGTGAGACCCTCAGCTGAGCTACAGCATAAGCTAATAGACCCTTCAGTCTGTCGCCCACCCTATCTATTCTGAGTCCCCCCCTAGCCGTGGTCTTAAAGACCAATTTATAACGTCCATAAATGCCCCAAACAAATGTAACCAAAGCTACAGCTAGCGAGATGTAGGGTATGAGGTGTAGTGGCTCTGGAATATTCCAGAAGTGTTCCCTAATGGGAAAACCAAGCTCAACCTCGACCATTAACTGCACCATGTTAGAGTTGAATTGTTTAGGCCTACCCCTCTGAGATGATCATTTCTTCTTCAAAGCTTGAATTAACTGTGGAACCACCTTGAATAGGTCATCCACTATTCCATAGTGAGCATAGTTGAAGATTGGAGCGTTTGGATCTTTGTTAATCGCTACTATCATATTGCTTCCTTTCATCCCAGTCACATGTTGCGTCGCACCACTAATGCCCACGGCAACGTAAAGCTTAGGTTTAACGATCTTTCCAGATACCCCAACCTGTCTCCCTTTAGGCAGCCAGCCTTTATCAACCACAGGACGGGACGCCGCAAGGGCACCACCCAAAGCGTTGGCAAGCCCCTCAACTAACGGTATGTTCTCCTGCTTCCCAATACCTCGACCTACAGAGACAAGTACCTCGGATTTAGTGATGTCAACCCCCTCTTCGACGGGTTTAATATAGTCTAAGAATTTGCAGCGGAAATCTTCATCTTTCAACTTGGACTCGAGAGGTATTATTTCGGCTTTCTTGGCAGCACCCTCGCCGATTGGCTCCAGTAAACCCGACCGGAAGGTAACTACGTATTGGCTGTCTTTAGGGAAGGCAACCTCAACCTCAACCTTGCCGCCATACATCTGCCTGTAAGCCTTAAAGGTTTGATCTTCGAACTTCACGTTTATGCAGTCTGTCGCTAAAGGTAAGTTGAGCTGTGATGCTAGAGCTGGAGCTAGGTCTATACCCATTGAAGTGTGGCCCATCATAGTTAGAGCAGGCTTTCTTTCTTTCACAATTTCTGAGAGCATCTTCAGGTAGCCTTCAGAGTGATAGTCTCCAAGTCTCTTGTCCTCTACAACTAAAACCTCATCAGCTCCACGACATGCCAGCTGATCAGCCAACCCTTTCACCTCGTGCCCTAAGATGGCTGTCGAAACTTTCAGCTGGGTTTTCTCGCGGAGCTCTACGGTCTTCCTCAGCAGTTCATATGTTACGTCTCTGATCTTCCCCCCTCTATGCTCAGCAACAACTAAGACGGACATTCATTCACCCCCCGAAACCTTTCTCCCTGAGTATAGAAACCAAACCTGCTGCCTCTTCTTCTGGGCTTCCGCGGATGATTACAGTCTTCCTCTCAACTACTGGGATTGCCATCTTTGCCACCGATGCCCTCTTCCAGCCCATCACCTCAGCCGGATCTAAACCAATATCTTTCAGGCTTAGAGTTTTGATCTCCTTCTTCATCGCCGCTCTAATCTTAGCGAATGGGGCGTACCTTGGCACGTTTATTCCTGTCTGGATGGTTAATAGAGCAGGCAGAGGCAACTCTACAACTTGTTTAAACCCCTCCTCCAGCTCTCTCTCCACTTTAGCTGCCTTGCCGCCGGCTAGAATTTCCAGTTTCGTCACCAGAGTCACGTAGGGTAACCCAAGTAGAGTAGCTACGGTGGGCCCTATCTGGGCGCATCCGTCATCGGAAGCCTGAACTCCAGTAAAGACCAAGTCAAAGCTGAGGCCTTTTATGACTTTCGATAAAATCTTAGATTTTGCGAATGGGTCCAAGTTATCAACTATTTCATCAACGAGCTGGATTGCGTTGTCAGCCCCCTTTGCGTAACATTCTCTTAGGGTCTGTTCTATATTCTTGCTTTGCTTGGGAGTTGTGAGGGTGAGTACGGTCACTTCTCCGCCAAGTTTCTCTTTCAGCAGTACTGCCTCCTCCAGTGCATACTCGTCCCACTCGTTTATGGCGAATTTCAAAGTCTCTTTTGCGATGTCGGTGCCACTTACCTTAAGGTCAACCCCTTCCACCAGAGGGACAGATTTGACGCAGACGACTATATTCAAGATTTCACCTACCTACAGGGCTTCTCTAACTATCTCGGCTATATCT from Candidatus Bathyarchaeia archaeon carries:
- a CDS encoding CoB--CoM heterodisulfide reductase iron-sulfur subunit A family protein; the protein is MENRIGVYICHCGTNIAGKLDIQELASFASKLEGVVVAREYKYMCSDPGQEMIKKDIKELGLNRIVVAACSPQMHEQTFRRVLNEAGLNPYLFQMANVREQDSWVTGDSKLATQKAARLIAAAVRRVSNHEPLQIKTFGVNPAALVVGGGITGIEAALRIADSGRRVYLVEKEPSIGGHMAQFDKTFPTLDCAACILTPKMSSVGVHPNIELLTYSEVEEFSGFAGNFKVKIKKKARYVDPEKCTSCGLCQEKCPVKVSSEFDCGLGMRKAIYTPFPQAVPNIPVIDTENCLFFTKGVCKVCQKVCPADAVKFDDKDEFVEVDVGAVIVSTGFDVFDPSVAAQYGYRRYDNVVTSLEFERMCNASGPTGGKILLKSGDTPKSLAILHCIGSRDENYHEYCSRICCMQSMKFAHLVREKLPNAKVYEFYIDLRAFGKGYEEFYKRVLNEDVIFIRGKGAEVTNFAETPEEEGKLIVRCEDTLLGSVLRVPVDMVVLSVALEPRRDSNKVAKTFLLSRSKDGFFLERHPKLAPVSTTNDGIYIAGVCQGPKDIPDSVAQGGAAAAEVLSLIDRGKVTTEPEIAVIDEKRCSACFVCIRACPFNAIKFDEDKNVAVVQEALCKACGVCVAACPSGAIKQQGFTDGQIYAEMEGILAI
- a CDS encoding electron transfer flavoprotein subunit alpha/FixB family protein, producing MSVLVVAEHRGGKIRDVTYELLRKTVELREKTQLKVSTAILGHEVKGLADQLACRGADEVLVVEDKRLGDYHSEGYLKMLSEIVKERKPALTMMGHTSMGIDLAPALASQLNLPLATDCINVKFEDQTFKAYRQMYGGKVEVEVAFPKDSQYVVTFRSGLLEPIGEGAAKKAEIIPLESKLKDEDFRCKFLDYIKPVEEGVDITKSEVLVSVGRGIGKQENIPLVEGLANALGGALAASRPVVDKGWLPKGRQVGVSGKIVKPKLYVAVGISGATQHVTGMKGSNMIVAINKDPNAPIFNYAHYGIVDDLFKVVPQLIQALKKK
- a CDS encoding electron transfer flavoprotein subunit beta/FixA family protein, with the protein product MNIVVCVKSVPLVEGVDLKVSGTDIAKETLKFAINEWDEYALEEAVLLKEKLGGEVTVLTLTTPKQSKNIEQTLRECYAKGADNAIQLVDEIVDNLDPFAKSKILSKVIKGLSFDLVFTGVQASDDGCAQIGPTVATLLGLPYVTLVTKLEILAGGKAAKVERELEEGFKQVVELPLPALLTIQTGINVPRYAPFAKIRAAMKKEIKTLSLKDIGLDPAEVMGWKRASVAKMAIPVVERKTVIIRGSPEEEAAGLVSILREKGFGG
- a CDS encoding heterodisulfide reductase-related iron-sulfur binding cluster; its protein translation is MVEVELGFPIREHFWNIPEPLHLIPYISLAVALVTFVWGIYGRYKLVFKTTARGGLRIDRVGDRLKGLLAYAVAQLRVSRKPYAGIMHAGIFWGIIFLALGTGLVFLETDLLIPLLSARYLVGGLYLLFEAVLDFFGAFLILGIIMALYRRYILKPESLGVLAQDKVVLGSLLAIALTGFMVEGLRIAASPVPWQGWSFVGNALAGVFTVAGLGEGFLKSLHLSLWLIHMGLSLALIAVAPYTRLLHVITAPINIFFRSLNPRGALSYIDLEKEDTLGAGEIQHLTWKHLLDLFACTECGRCQDNCPAHLTKKPLNPKKVILDLKRNLLTNGKTLLKKQATQVSPIIGDLDGQISQDVIWSCTTCAACVEQCPVFIEQFLKIIEMRRYLVLTEGSVSPDTARLFRDIEFNGNPWGLPQNEREKWAESLSVKRVGEEDALVRELDNRVLLFVGCSGSYDSRNKRITESLAKILTVAGVNFVILGNGERCCGDPARRLGNEYLFQTMARENIQIFNEHKIKKIVTICPHCFNTLKNEYPQLGGEYEVVHHSEFVLELLKDWKVKLTKSVDEVVTYHDPCYLGRHNKVYDAPRGVLQRVPGIRLKDMERCRYNSFCCGGGGGRVWMEETLGEKINVNRAKQALELNVNTIVTACPYCLTMFDDGLKSLGKEESVKLLDLAEVVARAM